One Senegalimassilia faecalis genomic window, CGGGGGTTTTCTCGCCTTTCGGCAGCACTTTCGTGGCCTCGGTGGAGAATGCCTTCTCGGCCACGTGCGGGCGCCCGAGCAGGTTGTCCTCTACCGTTTGACGTGCGGTTTCGGGCGCGGCGCCCAGAAGATCACCTTGCTTGTTATTCTGCTTCGTCATGCTGAGCCCCCTTTGCTTGAGCATCGCTGGGAAGGATAGGATGCGACACGCGGCGCTGCAGGTCGGCGGCGTTGCTGCGCATGACCCAATCGCGGAACGTGTGAAAGATCTCGCGCTCGTCAAGGCCCTCGCGGTAGCGCACGCTGTCGGTGAGCTGCACCTTCGATTGCGTGTCCTTCACGTGGATGGAACGCACCAGGCCGTCGGGCCCGAACATGGCGTGCGCCTCGATAAGCCCCAGCTCGCGGAACACCGCAACGGCGCACGTGACCGACGAGGTGTTCACGGGGAATATGTCGGTGGACACGTTTTTGGCCAGCTCGGCATCGCTGGTGGTGAAGAACAGCGTGTCGCTGGCGCGCTGCATGTCGCGCAGCTTGCGGTACACCTGCGCTAGGCTGTCGTGACATGGCGTCATATCGGCTAAGATGCGCTCGTTGAGCGCGCAGTCGTTGCGGCTGAACAGCAGGTGCACGCACGCGGGCTTGCCGTCGCGGCCGGCGCGGCCCGACATCTGGTTGAACTCGATTTCGTTGAACGGCATGTGGTACAGCACCACGTGGCGGATGTTCGGGATGTCAACGCCTTCGCCGAACGCGCTGGTGGCAATGAGCACCAGCAGCGCATCGGTGCGGAACAGCTGCTCGATGCGCTTGCGCTCCGAACGCGACAGGCCGGCGTTGTAGAAGCCGATAAGCGGCGCCACCTGCGGCGCGTGCTTGCGCAGCGCGCGTGCAACGGCCACGGACTGCTCGCGCGAGTTCACGAACACCACCGTTTTCTCGCCCGTGGCTACCAGGTTTGCCAGATAGTTGTCGCGGCTGGGCACGTTGCGGCGGTCATCCAGGCGCAAGTTCGGACGGTCGGCGGAATCGAACACGCACACGTCGATGGGCAGCTCGCGGCGCACGGCAGCGGCGCACTCGTCATCGGCCGTGGCGGTAAGCGCCAGCACCGTGGGGTTGCCCAGGCGGCGCACGGCGGTGCCGATGGTGGCGTACGCGTCGCGCTGACCGGCGCGCGCCAGGCCCACGTGATGCGCCTCATCAACCACCACGAACTTCACGCGCCCGGTATAAGCGAACGAATCGGCGTGCCACGCAAGGAACTCCGGCGTGGTCAGCGCGATATCGACGCTGCCGTCGGCCAGGCCCGCGAATGCCCGCCTGCGCTCGTCCACCGTGGATTCGCCCGTAAGCGTAACCACGGTGATGCCGAAGCGCGCCAGCGCCTCGCGCAGGTGAAACGCCTGGTCAGCAATGAGCGCGCGCAGCGGATACACGAACAGGCTGGCCTCGTGGGCCGCCAGCGCGCGCAGCGTGGCGTGTACCTGGAACGTCAGCGACTTGCCACGCCCCGTGACCATGACGCCCAGCACCGAGCGGCCGGCCGCCAGGTTGTCCAGGATGTCGCGCTGCGCCTGGTGCAGCTGCCCGTCGCCGATGATGGCGCGCACGATGTGCTCCGTCAGCTGCTCGGGATCCTGCCGCGCCATGGCCTCCCACTTCACGCGGTTGACTTCAAGCTCGTTCTCGTATTCCTCGATGGCCTCGGGGTCGTGCGGCGCGTCGGCGCACAACTCCTCGTCGCGCGTGGCATACAGGTCGGACACGAAGCTGAGGTTTTCCGGGTTCAGGCACGCCTCAAGCGCGGCGCACGTGCGCGCCGGCGACAGCGATTTCAGCATGGCCTTCACGCTGCGGCGGTTCTTCCATTCGTCAATCTGCACCTCGAACGCCGCGTTGACCACGCTGTCCGTGGTCATAAGCGCCTTGATGTCGTTGCAGTGGAACATGATGCCCGCCACCGTGGTGCGGCCGTTGGAAAGCGAGCACGAGAAGTGGTTGCGCTCGGCGCCCACGGCGCGGCAGTGCAGCAGCGTGACATCGCGCGCCAGGTACACGGGCACGGAGTGCTCCTGCCCGAACGGCGCCAGCGCATCAAGTTGCGCCACGTTGCGCAGCGTCAGCTCGTCAAGGTTCACGCACGCGTCGATGGTGATAAGCGGATGAAACGCCCCCTCGGGCAGCGCGTCCATGTATTCGCACAGGCGGCGCTCGAATTCCGGCAGCTTTGCAGTGGGCAGCGTCACGCCGACGGCCGCCTCGTGGCCGCCGAAGCGAAGCAGCAGGTCAGAGCAGCTTTCCACCGCCTTGAACAAGTTGACCTGGCCAACGCTTCGCCCTGAACCGCGCGCTTCGTCGCCGTCGATGGTGAACAGCAGCGTGGGCACGCCGTACGTGTTGACCAGGCGGCTTGCCACAATGCCCTTCACGCCTTCGTGCCAGCCTTCGCCGGCCACCACCAGCGCACGCTGGCCCTTGTAAGTTTCGGCTGCCTGCGCCTTGGCGATCTCGGACAGCTCGGCCTCGATGGCGCGACGCTGGTCGTTGACGCTTTCCAGGCGTTGCGCCAGCTGGTTGGCCTCGTCGAAGCTGTCGGTGAGCAGCAGGTCAAGCGCCAGTTGCGCGTCGCCCATGCGGCCGGCGGCGTTCAGGCGCGGGATGATGGAGAAGCTTAAGTTCGTGGCAGTGACCTGCTTGGCCGTGGCGCCCGACGTTTCAAGCAACGCGGCGATGCACGGGCGCGGCGTCTCGTTGATATGGCGCAGACCGTCGGCCACCAGCGCGCGGTTCTCGTCGCGCATGGGCATAAGGTCGGCGATGGTGCCGAGCGTTGCGAAGTCGGTGAACTGGCGCCACAGGTGCGGCTTGCCGAAGCGGCCGCCCAGCGCCTGCACCATTTTCAGCGCCACGCCCACGCCGGCCAGAATGGCGCTAGGGCAGGCGGCGTCGCACTTCGGGTCGGCCACCGGCACGCCTTCGGGCACCAGGTCGGACGGCTCGTGGTGATCGGTGATGGCAACCTGGATGCCGCGCTGCTCAAGCAGACGCACCTCTTCCTTGCAGGCGATGCCGCAGTCAACCGTTACCAGGAAATCGGGGTTGACCTGGGACAGGCGTTCGATGGCCGCCGGCGTGATGGCGTAACCTTCCTCGAAGCGGCGCGGAATGAACGGCGTGACGGTGGCGCCAAGCGCACGCAAGCCGCGCGTCATGACCGTAGTGGCCGAGATGCCGTCAAGGTCGAAGTCGCCGAACACCAGGATGTGGTCGCCGCGACGGATGGCGGCCTCAAGGGCATCGGCAACGTCCGCCAAGCCGGGAATGGTATAGGGGTCGCGCCAGTCGCGGTCAAGCGACGGCGATAAGAAACGGTTCGCAGCTTCCGGGGTGTCGATGCCGCGCGACACGAGCGTGGCCGCAATGAAGTGCGGCATGTGCAGCTCGCGTTGCAGGCAGGCAACAGCCTCGGGGTCCGCTGCCTTGATGTTGAATCTGGCAGACATGATAGGTACCTACTTTATGCAGCATTCCTAATAGTTCGCTTCCCATTGTCGCACAACAGGCGCCCCGCGCCACCGGGAAGTAACGCACCTGACATGTGGAGCTGCGGATGGTCAAACGCGAAGCACATCGAGCGCACAACAAGATTGTCTCAACGTTGTAGCTGTCGGTAGCGCCATCGTACAGGTGCGCGAGCGCGATGTGTGCACGCCCGCGATACACATCCACCAGCGCGTTGTAGCTGCCTTCGTAGATGCGGTCGACGGCAAGGCCCGTGGCGCCAAGGTAGTTTGCCAGCACATCGCCGACGATATCGTTGCCCGCCAGGATGCAGGTGGCCGCTTGCTGCGCGCCGGTTGCCCCCGGCGCTGCCGTTGCCGCCGCCGCATGAGCGCCCGGCGCAGCGCCCACCTGGCCAGACGCAGCCGGTATAGCAAACTGAAGACACATTGAGCGGCCCGTTGTCTCAAGCTGCCGCGCACCATCGATGCTGCTCGTGCGAAGGCGGGGCGGCCTCGCGCAAATGGGGTTGCGGGTGTGCCATAATGGGGTTTCCTAACCTGAACTACTTTGCAGGAGCATCACATGGCCAACTGCCTTGTCGCCCAATCCGGCGGACCCACCGCCGTCATCAACGCCAGCTTGGCTGGCGTCATCCGCGCCAACCAGCTCAACCCGCTGTACGACCACGTCTTCGGCGGCCTGCACGGCATCGAAGGCACGCTCGAAGGCAACCTGTGCGACCTGACGTACCTGTCGGGCCGCGACATTGAGGTGCTGAAGCAAACGCCCTCAAGCGCGCTGGGCACGTGCCGCTACAAATTCTCCGAAGAGGCCGACTTCCAACGCCTCATCAACGTGATGGACGCCAACAACATCGACACCATGTTCTACATCGGCGGCAACGGTTCCATGTCCACCGTGTCCACCATGGCAACATGGGCGGCCGAGCACGGCGTAAGCAAGCGCTTCATCGGCATCCCGAAAACGGTGGACAACGACCTGGGCATCATGGACCACTGCCCCGGGTTCGCCAGCGCGGCGAAGGTGGCGTGCGAGATCACCCACGCCACGCGCATGGACTACGACGCCTACACGCGCCCCGAGGTGTTCGTGCTTGAAACCATGGGCCGCGACGCAGGCTGGCTTGCGGCCAGCACGTTCATGACCGGCGACGTTGACCTGCTGGTGCTGCCCGAAGTGGATTTCCGCCGCAGCATTTTCCTGGAACAGGTGCGCGCAAAGATGGAGCAGCAAGGCAGCTGCTACGTGGTCATTTCCGAAGGCGCGCGCTGGTACGACGGCACGTACCTGTCCGCGAACGGCAAAGCGGCCGATGGGCTGGGCCACGCCATGCTCGGCGGCACGGCCGGGCGTTTGAAGTCCATGATCGTGGAAGCGGGCATCGCACCGCGCTGCGTGGTGCAGGATTTGTCGCGCGTGGCGCGCTCCAGCAACTTCGCCATGAGCCTGGTTGACTTTGAAGAAGCCTATGACCTGGGAGTTTGCGCGCATATGCGCAGCTTCGACCCCACGTTTACCGGCAAGGTGGTGGGCATCTTGCGCGGCGCCACCGAAGACGGCGGCTACAACGCCGAGTTCTTCGCATGCGACGCAGCGCAGGTAGCAAACTACGTCAAGCGCTTCCCCACCGAGTGGATCCTGCCGAACTACCAGGGCATCACGCAGGAAGCCATGGACTACTTCCGCCCGCTTATCCAAGGCGAGCCGAAGCTCATCTGCGAAAACGGCATCCCCGTCACGCTGAAGCCGTTCAACCGGCGATAGCGGGTAGTGCGCGGCCGAAGCGGTTTGATACGACTTGCCAACGATCCGTACGCCGTAGGCGCCGTATGATTTCAACCGAAATTCGTAGGGTCGAGTTTTCGCTCCGCCCTACGAATTTCATTCCCTAGCGATTCCTATAAACAGGTTACTGGATACCGCTTCATGGGGAAGTTCCCAGGTCAGGAGCTTGCCTGCGTGGGGTAGGTTGCGCAGCAGCGGGTCGCCCGCCAGCGCGGTGTCGGGGTTTTTGTGCGACCATGCTAGCACGTCTGAGGATAAGCCACAGCTAGAACGTGATGCCGAAGGCGGTGATGATAAGGCCCCAGCACACGCCCGTAGCCCACAGGCCTGCCAGCACGATAAGGTTTTGGCGCACCTGGCGGTTCGTGCGGAACAGCACAAGCAGGCCCACGCCCGCCGACACCAGAAGGCCCGCCATCATGGCGCCGGCACCCAGCGCGCCATCGACGTACAGCTGCGCGATGACCACGCTGGCCGCACAGTTCGGGATAAGGCCCACCAGCGCCGAGCCGAACACCGACAGCACCGGGTTGCTGCCCAAAAACGCCCCGATGGCATCTTCGCCGACCACTTCAAGCGCACCGTCGAGCACAAGCGTGATCAGGAAGATGAACACGGTGATCTGCGCCGTATGCTTCAACGCGCTGCGCAGGATGGAGCCGTGCTCGTGATGGTGTTCGTGCTCCTCGTCGTGCTGGTAATCGTAGGCAAGCTCGGGGTTCTGCTCGCAGGCATCGCATTCGCCGTTGCAGTGGCAGTGGTCGCGCTCGCATAGCTCGTGGATACGCAGCTTCTCGCGATCTCGTCGCGCCAAGCGCACGGCGGCGTCCACCACAAAGCCCATGATCATGCCGATCATCAGCTTCACGCCCATGATCTTCAGAATGGTCATGGGGTCAACTTGCTCGGCCAGGAAAATGGGCAACATCTCGTCGGACGTGGACAGAAACGCCGCGAACAGCGTGCCCAGCGTGATGACGCGGCCCGCCCACAGCGTTGCAGCCGCCGCCGAGAAGCCGCATTGCGGCACGATGCCCACCACGGCGCCCACCACCGGGCCCGCCGCGCCGGCGCGACGCACGGCCTCTTCGGCCTTGTCGCCCGCCTTGTGCTCCAGCCATTCCATGGCCAAATACGTTACGAACAGAAAAGGGATAAGGTACAGCGTGTCCTCGATGGAGTGCTCGAGGACGTGCCCGACGAGATGCGTGATGTCTTCCATGAACCTTGCCTTGCGATCGAAAGATGCCTTTGCCCGCGCATGCGTCGCATGCGCTCCATGTATCAGGTTCCCAGTTTACAGAACGCGTCAAGCGAACATGAAGAAACCGTGAACGGTAGTTAACTTTCCCGACTTTTACCCTCTGCGGCCTGGGGTGCCTTGCGGCCCACAGCGCCGAACCATCATCGACGGATGAACAAGTTCCAGGGGGCGTTCAACCGACGCCTGCGCGAACGTGAACGGGTTCCTTGAACCCGTTCACGCGGAGCGCCCGCCCTACTGCTGGAACGCGAACGGGTTCCAGTGGGCGTTCGCCCAGCTTGCGATTTGCGACGGGCCCGGGATCTCTCCCGGGCCCGTGAGGGTGTTGTCCGATCAACCTTCGCCTGGTGTCGAGGGCGGCAAACGAAGCTGCGCAAGGCGGCTGGCTAGGCCAGCGCCTCCTTCAGCTGGTCGATGCCGTCGAACGGGGTTTCGTTGTTCCCGTTTTGGCGGTCGATCTTGATGACCGTGCCCTTCCATGTGGGGTCCTTGCGCTGGGCCGCCGAGCTTGCAGCCGCGTCGTCGGCGGGCTTGCAGCCTTCGTCATCGTGCTCCTTGAACTCGTCGGTTCGCACGACGAAACGGTAGTCGAACTTCTTGCGGTCCGGCAGGCCCTTCGAGTCGAAGCCGTACTTCAGCTGGCCGAGCATGCCGCGCATGGCCTCGACCGCGCCGGCCTCCCCGATGCTCACCATGCCGAGTTCGCTGCTGTACAGCGACTTCGGGGACACGTACAGGGTGCGGATCTGACGACGGCGACGCTCCTCGAAGCGGACGATGATCGCGGCGATGGCCACGATGCCGACCCACCACACGATCGCCAACGTCAGGTCGAGCGGGCTATCGATGCGGTTGAAGCCCAAGTGATACCACAGCACCAGCAGCAGCGCCGCAACGACGGCCGCCGCGCCCAGTACCAGATAGTTGCTTTTCCTCATGGCCCTAAGCCTCCATTCCGGCGGGCTTGGCGGCGGGAGACCCCGAGGGGTCCTTTTCGTCGCCATCGCCCAAGACATCGTTCATGTCGTTACGCAGCTTACGCTCATGGTTCTTGCGGCGAAGCGCCACCGCAAGGCCGTAGGCGGCCGTCAGGGCCATGCCGATGATCATGTACCAGTGCACCCAGCAATGATCGGCCGACGACTCCCTGCCCAACGGGTTCTCGGCGTCGTAAATCCGCTCCTCCCCGACCGGGTTATCGGCCTCGGGACTGCCCATCACCGACTCGTACGCGCCCTCAAGTGCATCGGCAACCGCATCAAGCGGGCTGGCTGCCGCAGGCGCCGGGGCCGAAGCCGACGAGCCGGGCGCGGGCGTCGTGCCATCCGGAGTCGAAGCCGGGGCGGGCGTCGTGCCGTCGCCCGGGGTCGGCGTGGGCGTAGGCGCCGGGGGCACCGGAGCCGGCGTGACCGTCAACGTGCCCAGGTGCTCGTCGATGGCGTAGTTGGCAGCAGCGACATCGCCCCACGTGATGC contains:
- the recJ gene encoding single-stranded-DNA-specific exonuclease RecJ codes for the protein MSARFNIKAADPEAVACLQRELHMPHFIAATLVSRGIDTPEAANRFLSPSLDRDWRDPYTIPGLADVADALEAAIRRGDHILVFGDFDLDGISATTVMTRGLRALGATVTPFIPRRFEEGYAITPAAIERLSQVNPDFLVTVDCGIACKEEVRLLEQRGIQVAITDHHEPSDLVPEGVPVADPKCDAACPSAILAGVGVALKMVQALGGRFGKPHLWRQFTDFATLGTIADLMPMRDENRALVADGLRHINETPRPCIAALLETSGATAKQVTATNLSFSIIPRLNAAGRMGDAQLALDLLLTDSFDEANQLAQRLESVNDQRRAIEAELSEIAKAQAAETYKGQRALVVAGEGWHEGVKGIVASRLVNTYGVPTLLFTIDGDEARGSGRSVGQVNLFKAVESCSDLLLRFGGHEAAVGVTLPTAKLPEFERRLCEYMDALPEGAFHPLITIDACVNLDELTLRNVAQLDALAPFGQEHSVPVYLARDVTLLHCRAVGAERNHFSCSLSNGRTTVAGIMFHCNDIKALMTTDSVVNAAFEVQIDEWKNRRSVKAMLKSLSPARTCAALEACLNPENLSFVSDLYATRDEELCADAPHDPEAIEEYENELEVNRVKWEAMARQDPEQLTEHIVRAIIGDGQLHQAQRDILDNLAAGRSVLGVMVTGRGKSLTFQVHATLRALAAHEASLFVYPLRALIADQAFHLREALARFGITVVTLTGESTVDERRRAFAGLADGSVDIALTTPEFLAWHADSFAYTGRVKFVVVDEAHHVGLARAGQRDAYATIGTAVRRLGNPTVLALTATADDECAAAVRRELPIDVCVFDSADRPNLRLDDRRNVPSRDNYLANLVATGEKTVVFVNSREQSVAVARALRKHAPQVAPLIGFYNAGLSRSERKRIEQLFRTDALLVLIATSAFGEGVDIPNIRHVVLYHMPFNEIEFNQMSGRAGRDGKPACVHLLFSRNDCALNERILADMTPCHDSLAQVYRKLRDMQRASDTLFFTTSDAELAKNVSTDIFPVNTSSVTCAVAVFRELGLIEAHAMFGPDGLVRSIHVKDTQSKVQLTDSVRYREGLDEREIFHTFRDWVMRSNAADLQRRVSHPILPSDAQAKGAQHDEAE
- a CDS encoding diphosphate--fructose-6-phosphate 1-phosphotransferase, producing MANCLVAQSGGPTAVINASLAGVIRANQLNPLYDHVFGGLHGIEGTLEGNLCDLTYLSGRDIEVLKQTPSSALGTCRYKFSEEADFQRLINVMDANNIDTMFYIGGNGSMSTVSTMATWAAEHGVSKRFIGIPKTVDNDLGIMDHCPGFASAAKVACEITHATRMDYDAYTRPEVFVLETMGRDAGWLAASTFMTGDVDLLVLPEVDFRRSIFLEQVRAKMEQQGSCYVVISEGARWYDGTYLSANGKAADGLGHAMLGGTAGRLKSMIVEAGIAPRCVVQDLSRVARSSNFAMSLVDFEEAYDLGVCAHMRSFDPTFTGKVVGILRGATEDGGYNAEFFACDAAQVANYVKRFPTEWILPNYQGITQEAMDYFRPLIQGEPKLICENGIPVTLKPFNRR
- a CDS encoding putative manganese transporter, which translates into the protein MEDITHLVGHVLEHSIEDTLYLIPFLFVTYLAMEWLEHKAGDKAEEAVRRAGAAGPVVGAVVGIVPQCGFSAAAATLWAGRVITLGTLFAAFLSTSDEMLPIFLAEQVDPMTILKIMGVKLMIGMIMGFVVDAAVRLARRDREKLRIHELCERDHCHCNGECDACEQNPELAYDYQHDEEHEHHHEHGSILRSALKHTAQITVFIFLITLVLDGALEVVGEDAIGAFLGSNPVLSVFGSALVGLIPNCAASVVIAQLYVDGALGAGAMMAGLLVSAGVGLLVLFRTNRQVRQNLIVLAGLWATGVCWGLIITAFGITF